The following proteins come from a genomic window of Budorcas taxicolor isolate Tak-1 chromosome 24, Takin1.1, whole genome shotgun sequence:
- the HTRA4 gene encoding serine protease HTRA4, which produces MTRPLRQPAGLGPFVLLWLLLPAPSGRGVQAGRAWPVPPCPAVCEPTRCPPRPRCSAGTAPVLDRCGCCRVCAAAEGEACGGPLGRPCAPGLQCRAPRAPQLLGGRPLGTCGCPAAGATVCGSDGRTYPSLCALRAENRAARLRGALPAVPVQKGGCGDPGTGSAGWPRSKFNFIASVVEKVAPSVVHLQLFRRSPLGSEDVPASSASGFIVSEDGLIVTNAHVLTNQQRIQVELQSGVQYEATVKDIDHKLDLALIKIEPNTDLPVLLLGKSSDLRAGEFVVALGSPFSLQNTVTAGIVSTTQRGGKELGLKDSDMDYIQTDAIINHGNSGGPLVNLDGDVIGINTLKVTAGISFAIPSDRIRQFLAEFHERRLKGKALSQKKYLGLRMLPLTMNLLQEMKRQDPEFPDVASGVFVHEVIQGTAAESSGLKDHDVIVSINGLPVTTTTDVIEAVKANDSLSLLVRRKSQTLILTVTPEIIN; this is translated from the exons ATGACCAGACCCCTGCGGCAGCCTGCCGGGCTCGGACCGTTCGttctgctgtggctgctgctgcccgCGCCAAGTGGGCGCGGGGTCCAGGCCGGGCGGGCCTGGCCCGTGCCGCCCTGCCCAGCGGTCTGCGAACCCACGCGCTGCCCCCCGCGGCCCCGGTGCTCGGCGGGGACCGCGCCGGTGCTCGACCGCTGCGGGTGCTGCCGGGTCTGCGCCGCGGCCGAGGGCGAGGCCTGCGGCGGGCCGCTGGGCCGGCCGTGCGCCCCGGGACTGCAGTGCCGCGCGCCGCGCGCTCCCCAGCTCCTCGGCGGCCGCCCGTTGGGCACCTGCGGCTGCCCGGCGGCGGGGGCGACAGTGTGCGGCAGCGACGGGCGGACCTACCCTAGCCTGTGCGCGCTCCGAGCCGAGAACCGCGCCGCGCGCCTCCGTGGCGCGCTCCCCGCAGTGCCAGTGCAGAAGGGGGGCTGTGGGGACCCAG GGACCGGAAGTGCAGGCTGGCCCAGGAGCAAGTTCAACTTCATCGCCTCGGTGGTGGAGAAGGTGGCCCCTTCCGTGGTTCATTTACAGCTGTTCCGCAG GTCACCTCTCGGCAGTGAGGATGTTCCTGCGTCCAGTGCCTCTGGGTTCATAGTGTCTGAGGATGGGCTCATTGTTACCAACGCCCATGTCCTCACTAACCAGCAGCGGATCCAGGTGGAGCTGCAGAGTGGGGTCCAGTATGAAGCCACCGTCAAGGACATTGACCATAAACTGGATCTTGCTCTGATTAAGATTGAGCCAAAT ACTGACCTCCCTGTATTGCTGCTGGGAAAGTCATCTGACCTGCGAGCTGGCGAGTTTGTGGTGGCCTTGGGGAGCCCGTTTTCACTGCAGAACACGGTGACGGCAGGAATTGTCAGCACCACCCAGCGAGGGGGCAAAGAGCTTGGGCTGAAGGATTCAGACATGGATTACATCCAGACAGACGCCATAATTAAT CACGGGAATTCTGGGGGGCCTCTAGTGAACTTG GATGGTGATGTGATTGGCATAAACACACTGAAGGTAACTGCAGGAATCTCCTTTGCAATTCCCTCGGATCGCATTCGGCAGTTCTTGGCCGAATTTCATGAGCGCCGGCTGAAAG GAAAGGCTCTCTCACAGAAGAAATATCTGGGTCTGCGCATGCTACCCCTCACAATGAA CCTGCTTcaagaaatgaaaaggcaagatCCAGAATTCCCTGATGTGGCTTCTGGGGTTTTTGTACATGAGGTGATTCAAGGAACAGCTGCTGAGAG CTCTGGGTTGAAAGACCACGATGTAATTGTCAGCATAAACGGACTGCCTGTCACCACGACAACCGATGTGATTGAAGCTGTTAAGGCCAATGATTCACTTTCCCTCCTGGTTCGTCGGAAAAGTCAAACTTTGATCCTGACAGTCACACCTGAGATAATCAATTAA